The following proteins are encoded in a genomic region of Acinetobacter chinensis:
- a CDS encoding AAA family ATPase: MTIYVIANQKGGVGKTTLSTNLAVALSKKGQTILVDGDDQQSSIKWSKRRTQDSITTISLKDNLKEELQQLKNNNKYIVLDVAGRDSAEFRSALLIADVLIIPTQPSQTDIEVLPFVLRLVNAAKQVNKKLETFVVLNKAPTNTKSTEIDAALELLQQVKSVKTLNTIVRDRKQFRDAMIEGKSVLEMGSSKAKDELNEFLVEIL; this comes from the coding sequence ATGACAATATACGTAATTGCCAATCAGAAAGGTGGCGTTGGAAAGACCACACTCTCAACCAATTTAGCTGTTGCTCTGAGCAAAAAAGGTCAGACTATTCTTGTAGATGGAGATGATCAACAATCCTCTATAAAATGGAGTAAACGTAGAACACAAGACTCGATTACAACCATTTCGCTCAAAGATAATTTAAAAGAAGAACTACAACAGTTAAAAAATAATAATAAATATATTGTATTGGATGTTGCAGGACGTGATTCAGCTGAGTTTCGTTCAGCATTATTAATAGCAGATGTTCTTATTATTCCAACGCAACCTAGTCAAACAGATATCGAAGTGCTGCCATTTGTGCTTAGATTGGTAAATGCTGCTAAGCAAGTAAATAAGAAATTAGAAACTTTTGTAGTCTTAAATAAAGCACCAACCAATACCAAATCTACAGAAATTGATGCTGCTTTAGAGTTGCTACAACAAGTCAAGTCTGTGAAAACACTAAATACCATTGTGCGTGATCGCAAACAATTTCGCGATGCAATGATCGAAGGAAAATCAGTATTAGAAATGGGTAGTAGTAAAGCAAAAGATGAATTAAATGAATTTTTGGTGGAGATCCTGTAA